The following coding sequences are from one Eucalyptus grandis isolate ANBG69807.140 chromosome 11, ASM1654582v1, whole genome shotgun sequence window:
- the LOC104451237 gene encoding probable glucan 1,3-beta-glucosidase A, translated as MEVISNGIRSSRSHSGHQMENRNPKIRAVNLGGWLVTEGWIKPSLFDAVPNKDFLDGTGLQFKSMMVGKYLCAEFGGGRRLVANSTGTPAGRCPAGSGPQWETFRLWRINERLFNFRVANKQFVGLDSGGDGVDLVATRDSPGTLETFEIVRNTDDPSRVRIKASNRCFLQVKTEERVTADYQCDESNVWRDEDPSVFVMSFTKRLEGEFQVTNGLGPQKAPEVMREHWSTFIVEDDFKFVAENGLNAVRIPVGWWIASGPNPPRPYVGGSLAYLDNAFSWAEKYGLKVIIDLRAAPGSQNGWERSSSRDGFCEWGDTYDTIQQTLHVIEFLTSRYTKSPSFYAVDLLNEPLAETLPQETVSKYYIAGHNAVRKHSSSAYVIMSCMLETSSKELLLPDATSLDRTVVDMQCYFLCDTELDTIQDTLPLFYEDWFAQLESLATSNGPLIFVGEWAAEWGPNGATKEENQEYVEAQLEAYGKATFGWAYWTLKCEEDFWSLEWMMKNGYIKL; from the exons ATGGAAGTCATCAGCAATGGGATCCGATCAAGCCGCAGCCATTCCGGTCACCAGATGGAGAATCGCAACCCGAAAATAAGAGCAGTCAATCTGGGAGGCTGGCTGGTCACGGAAGGATGGATCAAGCCTTCCCTCTTTGATGCAGTCCCCAACAAGGACTTCTTG GATGGGACCGGACTGCAGTTCAAATCGATGATGGTCGGCAAGTATCTCTGCGCCGAGTTTGGAGGAGGGCGCCGACTAGTCGCCAACAGCACAGGGACTCCTGCTGGGCGTTGCCCAGCAGGTTCCGGCCCCCAATGGGAGACATTCAGG CTGTGGAGAATCAACGAGAGACTCTTCAACTTTAGGGTCGCCAACAAGCAATTCGTCGGCCTTGACTCTGGTGGGGATGGTGTCGATCTGGTGGCCACTCGCGATTCGCCGGGAACCCTAGAAACCTTTGAGATCGTGAGGAACACAGATGATCCAAGCCGGGTCAGAATCAAAGCTTCCAATCGCTGCTTCTTACAG GTAAAGACAGAGGAACGAGTGACAGCTGATTATCAATGCGACGAGAGCAATGTGTGGAGAGATGAAGACCCATCTGTGTTTGTGATGAGCTTCACTAAAAGATTGGAAGGCGAGTTTCAAGTCACCAATGGTCTTGGACCACAAAAAGCCCCAGAAGTCATGAGG GAACATTGGAGCACGTTCATAGTGGAAGATGATTTCAAGTTTGTAGCTGAGAATGGATTGAACGCGGTGAGAATTCCCGTGGGTTGGTGGATAGCAAGCGGCCCAAATCCTCCACGCCCTTACGTCGGTGGTTCCTTGGCCTATCTAGACAATGCCTTCTCTTGGGCAGA GAAGTATGGGTTGAAGGTGATAATTGACCTGCGTGCAGCACCTGGTTCCCAAAATGGCTGGGAACGCAGCTCGTCAAGAGATGGGTTCTGCGAATGGGGAGACACATATGACACCATTCAACAAACCCTCCATGTCATAGAATTCCTAACTTCGCG ATACACCAAGAGCCCGAGCTTTTATGCGGTCGACCTTCTGAACGAGCCACTCGCGGAGACACTCCCTCAGGAGACTGTCAGCAAGTACTACATTGCCGGGCACAATGCTGTCCGCAAGCACTCCTCCTCTGCTTATGTGATCATGTCGTGCATGCTGGAAACCTCCAGCAAGGAGCTGCTGCTCCCCGACGCTACCAGCCTGGACAGGACAGTTGTGGATATGCAATGCTATTTTCTGTGCGACACAGAATTGGACACCATCCAAGATACCCTTCCTTTATTTTACGAAGATTGGTTTGCCCAATTGGAAAGTCTCGCTACATCAAATGGACCTCTCATTTTTGTGG GTGAATGGGCAGCGGAGTGGGGACCGAATGGAGCAACAAAAGAGGAGAACCAAGAGTATGTGGAGGCTCAACTGGAAGCATACGGAAAAGCCACGTTTGGATGGGCGTATTGGACTCTCAAGTGCGAAGAAGATTTTTGGAGCTTGGAatggatgatgaagaatggGTACATTAAGCTTTAG